In the Drosophila biarmipes strain raj3 chromosome X, RU_DBia_V1.1, whole genome shotgun sequence genome, one interval contains:
- the LOC108025570 gene encoding putative uncharacterized protein DDB_G0294196 encodes MTNTKSARSNSSSSIANSQKCGNSSSNTGNIKNRNLSAAAAAAALIKQSLTSPQHHGEIDALTALQVEEVMYTQSQGNTSYQLDSETRIASGVQEPTLQQQHTAFEDRTSAVLPPYNLCMGNKPQPQQQPLQQPQQSLQQQQPQQQQQQQPFEAEQQEPELGLELEHKQLEHSSYEQFLKLSAHEYSEPERSSAAALNLSSIGEKEAAVGVGVGGGGGVESKAELQLEDPPEFRMLRGVGAPIEEPAEPRSRTRPPPTADGISNKGREP; translated from the coding sequence ATGACCAACACCAAGAGTGCCagaagcaacagcagcagtagcaTCGCTAACTCACAGAAAtgtggcaacagcagcagcaacaccggCAATATTAAGAATAGAAATCTatccgctgctgccgctgccgctgcactGATTAAGCAATCACTAACCTCACCGCAACACCATGGCGAAATCGATGCCCTGACGGCACTTCAAGTGGAGGAGGTGATGTACACACAGTCACAAGGAAATACCAGTTACCAGTTGGACTCCGAAACGAGGATTGCCTCCGGCGTGCAAGAGCCAACACTCCAGCAGCAACACACCGCCTTCGAGGATCGCACTAGCGCAGTCCTTCCACCATACAACCTATGCATGGGCAACAAGCCACAGCCACAACAGCAGCCACTACAGCAACCACAGCAATCactacaacagcaacaaccgcaacaacagcaacaacagcaaccgTTCGAGGCTGAGCAACAGGAACCGGAGCTGGGTCTGGAGCTGGAGCACAAGCAGCTGGAGCACTCCAGCTACGAGCAGTTCCTCAAGCTGTCCGCTCATGAGTATTCGGAACCAGAAAGAAGCTCCGCAGCTGCTCTAAATCTCAGCAGTATTGGCGAAAAGGAAGCggcggtgggcgtgggcgtgggcggtggcggtggcgtcGAGTCCAAGGCGGAACTCCAGCTCGAAGATCCGCCGGAGTTTCGGATGCTTCGCGGCGTTGGTGCCCCGATCGAGGAGCCGGCGGAACCGCGATCTCGAACCCGACCCCCACCCACTGCCGATGGAATCAGTAACAAAGGCCGTGAGCCGTGA